Within Kineothrix sp. MB12-C1, the genomic segment CTGTGTAACGAGGTTGCCGATTTTGTCAGTGTTCATACAGGCAATGGAACTGCCCTCAAAGTCAACATCAAAGCCATCAAAGTCATATTCATCAATAATTGCCTTCACCCCGTTAAGGAAGATATCTCGTTGTTCAGCATTGTCAAGGTGAACAACTCCATTTTGCCCACCGCAGGATATTACAATCTTTTTACCTTGTGCCTTCAAGGTTTGGATATCGGCTTTAAAGGCTTCTGTTTGCTGCGCTTCAGATCCGGTATAAACAGCCGAAAGATCCATGGTAAGATTTGGTGTGTAATAGTTTCCTCTTGTTTCTATAAATGAGACGTTTATAACATCCCATCCCTGGCTTGCCTGAGCCAGCGTTTTGTTGCTTCCGCCATTTCCGCCAAGCCAATAACCTATATTGAGATGCGGTTTGAGCGGTGTGTTCGATGCGGCATTTACAGATACTTCCGATACCACCGTAGAGAAAAGCAGAATCACTGCGGCAAAAATTATTGCCGGAATACGCTTTCGGGTTAATGTGTTCATAAAATTCCTCCTTTAATATTGGTAATTTTTTACCCCTTTTGGTGAATATTACCATTTATATTTTTTTACGACAACCCGCAACATAAAAAACGCACAAAAATATACAAAAATGAACAAAAATCTATTTGGTTTTCCACCAATATAACAAAAAACCTTCCGAAGACTTCAATCAATCTTGGAAGGTTTATGTTCTATCTTATTGTTCATTCATTTTCACTAGTTTCGCCGTCTGATCGGCTGCAATGAGGCTATCCAACAATTCATCAATATCCCCATCCATAATGCTATCGAGCTTATATAAAGTCAGCTTAATTCTATGATCGGTCACTCTGCCCTGGGGAAAGTTATAAGTTCTGATTTTCTCAGAGCGGTCTCCGGTACCAATCTGGCTTCTTCTGAGTTCAGCCTCTGCATTATGCTGCTTTTGCTGTTCGATATCATATAATTTAGCACGAAGGAGGGCAAATGCCTTTGCTTTATTTTGAAGCTGTGACTTCTCCGTCTGGCTATATACAATAATTCCTGTAGGATAATGTGTTAAACGAACGGCTGAGTCTGTCGTATTGACGCACTGTCCTCCGTTTCCGGAAGCGCGCATAACGTCGATACGGATATCTTTATCATCGATAACTACATCCACATCCTCTACCTCCGGCATAACTGCCACGGTTATGGTAGAAGTATGAATTCTGCCCCCGGACTCTGTTTCGGGAACACGCTGTACACGATGTACACCACTTTCATATTTCAGCTTGGAATATGCATTGTTTCCCGATATCATGAAGTTCACTTCCTTCATACCGCCGATACCGATTTCATCCACGTTCATCGTCTCCACTTTCCAGCGCTGACGCTCCGCATAGTGTACATACAGACGATACATCTGTGCCGCAAATAACGCGGCTTCATCTCCGCCGGCACCTGCTCTGATTTCCACGATAACATTTTTATCATCATTAGGGTCCTTAGGAAGGAGAAGAATCTTCAATCTTTCTTCCAATTCTTCCACGCTCTTTTTCGAGGAGTTCAGCTCCTCTTTCAGCATATCCCGCATATCTTCATCAGATTCTTCTTCCAACATAGACAGACTGTCTTCAATCGCCTGCTTACTCTTTTTATATTCCCGATAGGCTTCCACAAGGGGAGTCAAATCGCTCTGTTCCTTCATCAGCGCACGAAAACGCTCCTGATTACTCGTTACGTTAGGCTCACCGAGTTCTCCCATAATTTCCTCGAACCGAATGAGTAAATCTTCTAACCTATCAAACATCTTTACACCTTTCTATCACTTCTGCGGGCTCTCTTATTTTCTGCCGCTTTTCCCATTTTCAAAGTTACCGCTCCTTAGCTTATATATCCGTATACTACCCGGTCAAGCCCTGCGAAATCCTTTACAACTGTCACTCCAAGATAACCGGCATTCTCCATCCGCTGCATAACGGCACTCGCCTGATCATGCCCGATTTCAAAGAAAAGATAACCGCCGCCATTTAGATGCTTCGGCGCCTCCTGAATGATTCTATCATAAAAGAAAAGCCCATTTCCCTTACCGTCAAGTGCACCTATCGGTTCGTATTTCCTTACCTCTTCCATTAAACCCGGAATAACTTCCGTCGGAATATAAGGAGGATTGGATACGATTAAATCAAATTGACCCTCTACTGATGCAAACAAATCACTTATAATAAAAGCAGAATCATTAATCTGCAATTTTTCTGCATTTCTTCTTGCCGTTTCCACCGCTTCTTGCGAGATATCCACTCCCAAGCCTACACAATCATTGGAGTAATGAAGCAAGCTTAAGAGAATGCATCCCGATCCTGTACACATGTCGAGTACGTGCATCCCATCATGCAGATGAATCATCGCCTCTTCTACCAGAACCTCCGTATCCTGCCTCGGAATGAGAACATGGGGATTCACCTCGAACGTAAGCCCCATGAATTCCTGCTCTCCGGTGATGTGCTGCAATGGCTCGCGCGTTTTCCTCCGCTCGATACAATTAATATAAGCTTCCTTGCAC encodes:
- the prfA gene encoding peptide chain release factor 1 → MFDRLEDLLIRFEEIMGELGEPNVTSNQERFRALMKEQSDLTPLVEAYREYKKSKQAIEDSLSMLEEESDEDMRDMLKEELNSSKKSVEELEERLKILLLPKDPNDDKNVIVEIRAGAGGDEAALFAAQMYRLYVHYAERQRWKVETMNVDEIGIGGMKEVNFMISGNNAYSKLKYESGVHRVQRVPETESGGRIHTSTITVAVMPEVEDVDVVIDDKDIRIDVMRASGNGGQCVNTTDSAVRLTHYPTGIIVYSQTEKSQLQNKAKAFALLRAKLYDIEQQKQHNAEAELRRSQIGTGDRSEKIRTYNFPQGRVTDHRIKLTLYKLDSIMDGDIDELLDSLIAADQTAKLVKMNEQ
- the prmC gene encoding peptide chain release factor N(5)-glutamine methyltransferase, with protein sequence MKYKELYNFGTSALKEVGIAEADLDARLLLEFICHTSRHDLLVHGEKEVAEECKEAYINCIERRKTREPLQHITGEQEFMGLTFEVNPHVLIPRQDTEVLVEEAMIHLHDGMHVLDMCTGSGCILLSLLHYSNDCVGLGVDISQEAVETARRNAEKLQINDSAFIISDLFASVEGQFDLIVSNPPYIPTEVIPGLMEEVRKYEPIGALDGKGNGLFFYDRIIQEAPKHLNGGGYLFFEIGHDQASAVMQRMENAGYLGVTVVKDFAGLDRVVYGYIS